A region from the Cannabis sativa cultivar Pink pepper isolate KNU-18-1 chromosome 9, ASM2916894v1, whole genome shotgun sequence genome encodes:
- the LOC115723245 gene encoding late embryogenesis abundant protein 1-like translates to MSSMQETQAKAQAKAEEMSQCAKDSASEVKERTADAAHSATDSANEAKDKTTDAAHSATDSATDSIQHGKDQSAGFLQQTGEQMMSMTQGAMETVKSTLGVSDKK, encoded by the exons ATGTCTAGCATGCAGGAAACCCAAGCTAAGGCTCAG GCTAAGGCCGAAGAGATGTCACAATGCGCTAAGGACTCAGCCAGCGAAGTCAAGGAAAGGACTGCTGATGCTGCTCATTCAGCAACTGACTCAGCAAACGAAGCCAAGGATAAGACCACTGATGCTGCTCATTCAGCAACTGACTCAGCAACTGATTCTATCCAACATGGAAAGGATCAAAGCGCCGGATTCCTCCAACAG ACTGGAGAGCAAATGATGAGCATGACTCAGGGTGCTATGGAAACTGTGAAGAGCACACTTGGAGTGAGTGACAAGAAGTGA